A window of Deinococcus cellulosilyticus NBRC 106333 = KACC 11606 contains these coding sequences:
- the purS gene encoding phosphoribosylformylglycinamidine synthase subunit PurS codes for MKYLAKVYVTLKKSILDPQGRTVERSLHNQGYASVLNARVGKYIELTFEGERSKIETELKDIAENILSNPVMESVHWDLEQVEQAEQVH; via the coding sequence ATGAAGTACCTCGCGAAAGTTTACGTCACCCTGAAAAAATCCATCCTCGACCCCCAGGGTCGCACCGTGGAGCGTTCCCTGCACAACCAGGGTTACGCCAGCGTTCTGAATGCCCGCGTGGGCAAATACATCGAACTGACCTTTGAAGGGGAACGTTCGAAGATCGAGACCGAACTGAAAGACATCGCCGAAAACATCCTCTCCAACCCTGTGATGGAGAGCGTGCACTGGGATCTCGAGCAGGTCGAGCAGGCCGAGCAGGTTCACTGA
- the purQ gene encoding phosphoribosylformylglycinamidine synthase subunit PurQ, translating to MKTAVIQFPGSNCDMDAVHAAGTVIGQQAVPVWHTETHLEGFDAILVPGGFSYGDHLRSGAIAAHSPVMKEVKRLAEKGVPVIGICNGFQILTEAGLLPGALGRNNSLHFLCHDVHLRVETTNSPFTNQYQKGQIIKIPIAHNEGSYYADAETLSRLEGEGLVAFRYVTPEGNEVLEGNPNGAVNNIAGILNEKRNVLGMMPHPERSVEKLLGSTDGLAVFESLLEHVAGGVK from the coding sequence ATGAAGACTGCAGTGATTCAATTCCCCGGTTCCAACTGCGACATGGACGCCGTTCATGCTGCAGGAACCGTGATTGGACAGCAGGCCGTTCCCGTCTGGCACACCGAGACCCACCTTGAGGGCTTTGACGCGATTCTGGTGCCCGGTGGCTTCTCTTACGGGGACCACCTGCGCAGTGGGGCCATTGCGGCCCACAGTCCTGTCATGAAGGAAGTCAAGCGTCTGGCCGAAAAAGGGGTGCCCGTGATCGGCATCTGCAACGGCTTCCAGATCCTGACCGAAGCAGGCCTCTTGCCCGGTGCGCTGGGCCGCAACAACAGCCTGCACTTCCTTTGCCACGACGTGCACCTGCGCGTCGAGACCACCAACTCCCCCTTCACGAACCAGTACCAGAAGGGCCAGATCATCAAGATCCCCATCGCCCACAACGAAGGCAGCTACTACGCCGATGCAGAAACCCTGAGCCGCCTGGAAGGGGAAGGTCTGGTGGCTTTCCGTTACGTGACCCCTGAGGGCAACGAAGTGCTGGAAGGCAACCCCAACGGGGCCGTTAACAACATTGCAGGCATCCTGAACGAGAAGCGCAACGTGCTGGGCATGATGCCTCACCCCGAACGCTCCGTGGAGAAACTGCTGGGCAGCACCGACGGTCTGGCCGTCTTTGAAAGCCTGCTGGAGCACGTTGCAGGAGGTGTGAAATGA
- the purL gene encoding phosphoribosylformylglycinamidine synthase subunit PurL, with product MTLVKDLRDQAATFGLTVEEFDNLESRTKRPVNALEAAIVGAMWSEHCGYKNSRPLFKVFPTTGPQVLQGPGENAGVVDIGEGYAVAFKMESHNHPSAVEPVQGAATGVGGILRDIFAMGARPFAVLDSLRFGDLNSKRTQFLVHGVVEGISHYGNAIGVPTVGGEVTFHPSYQENPLVNVMALGLMKHEDLAKGTMGAVGNKIIYVGSKTGRDGLGGAVFASADLSDASSEDRPAVQVGDPFMEKLLLEATIEAIHAGLVAGVQDMGAAGLVSSTCEMAYRAKLGVNIYLDKVPTREEGMVPMELVLSESQERMVLVPVPGKEQELFDLLSKWELDVVEIGEVAEHDTYRLYWHGEVVCDLPVDLLNEAPTYTREGVESEEIKAKREKDLSGVAVPENLEEVLLTLLSHPSIASKRAIFERYDHQVMTNTVVVPGAADAAVLRIKGTSKGVAASSDCNPRFVYLDPYVGAASAVAEAARNVACVGATPLAITDNLNFGNPHRPEVYFQLVQATKGIADACRALNTPVTGGNVSLYNQYNEEGRTVAIHPTPTIGLVGVLPDVTKNATMKFQSQAQSVYLLGNLTDEIGASQYLETIHGLEAGQVPVLNLDLEKRVQQGIIELIRSDLTRTAHDTSEGGLAIALAEMVIAGQVGATIQIDSDLRSDAILFGEAQSRIITAVPVGKEEAAEKLLKDLNVPFTRIGFVGGDKLAISLSKQGQHLSLDIPTLTKAFEEPIRAVLG from the coding sequence ATGACCCTCGTGAAAGACCTGCGCGATCAGGCCGCCACTTTTGGCCTGACCGTTGAAGAATTTGACAACCTGGAATCCCGCACGAAGCGCCCGGTGAACGCACTGGAAGCCGCCATCGTGGGAGCCATGTGGTCCGAGCACTGCGGCTACAAAAACAGCCGTCCCCTCTTCAAAGTTTTCCCCACCACCGGTCCCCAGGTGCTGCAAGGCCCCGGCGAGAACGCTGGTGTTGTGGACATCGGTGAGGGTTACGCTGTGGCCTTCAAGATGGAATCCCACAACCACCCCTCCGCTGTGGAACCCGTTCAGGGTGCTGCAACCGGTGTGGGCGGCATTCTGCGCGACATCTTCGCCATGGGAGCCCGTCCTTTCGCGGTGCTGGACTCCCTGCGTTTCGGTGACCTGAACAGCAAGCGCACCCAGTTCCTGGTGCACGGGGTTGTTGAGGGGATCTCCCACTACGGCAATGCCATTGGTGTGCCCACCGTGGGGGGCGAAGTGACCTTCCACCCCTCCTATCAGGAAAACCCCCTGGTCAACGTGATGGCCCTCGGCCTGATGAAGCACGAGGACCTCGCCAAGGGCACCATGGGCGCCGTGGGCAACAAGATCATCTATGTCGGGTCCAAGACCGGACGCGATGGTCTGGGTGGAGCCGTTTTCGCTTCCGCCGACCTGTCTGACGCTTCCAGTGAAGACCGTCCTGCCGTACAGGTGGGCGATCCCTTCATGGAGAAACTGCTCCTGGAAGCCACCATCGAGGCCATTCATGCGGGTCTGGTGGCAGGCGTGCAGGACATGGGTGCAGCGGGTCTGGTCTCCTCCACCTGTGAAATGGCCTACCGGGCCAAACTCGGCGTGAACATCTACCTCGACAAGGTTCCCACCCGTGAAGAGGGCATGGTTCCCATGGAACTGGTGCTTTCCGAGTCCCAGGAACGCATGGTGCTCGTTCCCGTTCCTGGCAAAGAGCAAGAACTCTTTGACCTGCTTTCCAAGTGGGAACTGGACGTGGTGGAAATCGGGGAAGTGGCCGAACACGACACCTACCGCCTGTACTGGCACGGTGAAGTGGTGTGCGACCTGCCCGTGGACCTGCTCAACGAGGCCCCCACATACACCCGTGAAGGGGTCGAATCCGAAGAGATCAAGGCCAAGCGCGAAAAAGACCTCTCAGGCGTTGCTGTACCTGAGAACCTCGAGGAAGTGCTCCTGACCCTGCTGTCTCACCCCAGCATTGCTTCCAAGCGGGCCATCTTCGAGCGTTACGACCATCAGGTCATGACCAACACCGTGGTGGTCCCTGGTGCTGCCGATGCTGCCGTGCTGCGCATCAAAGGCACCTCCAAGGGTGTGGCCGCCTCCAGCGACTGCAACCCCCGCTTTGTGTACCTTGATCCTTATGTCGGAGCTGCAAGTGCCGTGGCAGAAGCCGCCCGCAACGTGGCCTGCGTGGGCGCAACCCCCCTGGCGATCACCGACAACCTGAACTTCGGGAACCCCCACCGTCCTGAGGTGTATTTCCAGCTGGTTCAGGCCACCAAGGGCATTGCAGACGCCTGCCGCGCTCTGAACACCCCCGTGACCGGCGGCAACGTCAGTCTGTACAACCAGTACAACGAGGAAGGCCGCACTGTCGCCATCCACCCCACCCCCACCATCGGGCTGGTCGGTGTGCTGCCAGACGTGACCAAGAACGCCACCATGAAGTTCCAGAGCCAGGCCCAGAGCGTCTACCTGCTCGGCAACCTCACCGACGAAATTGGAGCCAGCCAGTACCTGGAAACCATTCACGGTCTGGAAGCTGGACAGGTGCCTGTGCTAAACCTTGATCTGGAAAAACGCGTTCAGCAGGGCATCATCGAACTGATCCGCAGTGACCTGACCCGCACCGCCCACGACACCTCTGAAGGTGGACTGGCCATTGCTCTGGCAGAAATGGTCATTGCTGGACAGGTTGGGGCCACCATCCAGATCGACAGCGACCTGAGGTCCGACGCGATCCTGTTCGGAGAAGCCCAGAGCCGCATCATCACCGCTGTCCCTGTCGGCAAAGAGGAAGCAGCTGAGAAACTCCTTAAGGACCTGAATGTTCCCTTCACCCGCATTGGCTTTGTGGGCGGTGATAAACTGGCAATCAGTCTGTCCAAACAAGGGCAGCACCTGTCGCTGGACATCCCGACGCTGACCAAGGCGTTTGAAGAACCCATCAGAGCAGTTCTCGGTTAA
- the purF gene encoding amidophosphoribosyltransferase, whose amino-acid sequence MLFDDFDKPREECGVFGIYSPRPLNVAWLSYLGMFALQHRGQEAAGMCVSNGEDFLVEKDLGLVTQVFDETRLQKMNLDGANIAIGHVRYSTTGSNLRFNAQPLTVRSNKGILGIAHNGNFVNAREIRQLMLNEGVIFQTTNDTEVMINRIAKYANLDLVDATARVMQEMRGGFAVVIMNRKMLIGLRDPNGVRPLCIGQREDGAYVFASETVALYAVNATFIRDVKPGELVWADENGLHSLEVIPSVPTPCAFEWIYFARADASVDGVSTHEARIRMGQELAKEQPVEADIVVPVPDSGIGAAIGYSRESGIPFDYGLYKNPYAGRSFIAPTQEARELKVKMKLSPTAAVKGKRVVLIDDSIVRGTTSRQIVQLLRDAGATEVHFRVSSPPITHPCYYGIDTAARKELVASTHTVEEIRQMIGADTLAFISEDGIKSAVSGPGLCLACFNGKYPAGVPLENDVNKHALEV is encoded by the coding sequence ATGCTATTCGATGATTTCGATAAACCCAGAGAGGAATGCGGCGTTTTCGGCATTTACTCCCCCAGACCGCTGAATGTCGCGTGGCTTTCTTACCTGGGCATGTTTGCCCTGCAACACCGTGGGCAAGAGGCCGCCGGGATGTGCGTCTCCAACGGAGAGGACTTCCTGGTTGAAAAGGACCTCGGGCTGGTCACACAGGTCTTCGATGAGACCCGCCTCCAGAAGATGAACCTCGATGGGGCCAACATTGCGATTGGTCACGTCCGGTACTCCACCACTGGCTCAAATCTGCGCTTCAACGCACAGCCCCTCACCGTGCGTTCCAACAAGGGGATTCTGGGGATTGCCCACAACGGCAACTTCGTGAATGCCCGCGAAATCCGGCAACTGATGCTCAATGAAGGGGTGATCTTCCAGACCACCAACGACACCGAGGTCATGATCAACCGGATTGCCAAGTACGCCAATTTAGACCTGGTGGATGCCACCGCTCGCGTCATGCAGGAAATGCGTGGCGGGTTCGCCGTGGTGATCATGAACCGCAAGATGCTGATCGGTCTGCGTGACCCCAACGGGGTGCGTCCCCTCTGCATCGGGCAGCGTGAAGACGGTGCCTACGTGTTCGCCAGTGAAACCGTTGCCCTGTACGCTGTCAACGCCACCTTCATCCGTGACGTGAAGCCCGGAGAACTGGTGTGGGCCGATGAGAACGGTCTGCACTCCCTGGAAGTCATTCCCTCTGTGCCCACCCCCTGCGCCTTCGAGTGGATTTACTTCGCCCGTGCAGACGCCAGTGTGGATGGTGTGAGCACCCACGAGGCCCGCATCCGCATGGGTCAGGAACTGGCCAAAGAGCAACCTGTCGAGGCTGACATTGTGGTTCCTGTGCCAGACTCTGGCATTGGTGCAGCCATCGGGTACTCCCGTGAGAGTGGCATTCCTTTTGACTACGGACTTTACAAGAACCCTTACGCTGGACGCAGCTTCATTGCGCCCACCCAGGAAGCCCGTGAACTGAAGGTCAAAATGAAGCTCTCCCCCACCGCTGCCGTCAAAGGCAAACGTGTGGTCCTGATTGATGACAGCATCGTGCGTGGCACCACCAGCCGCCAGATTGTGCAACTCCTGCGCGACGCTGGAGCCACCGAAGTGCACTTCCGGGTGTCCAGTCCACCCATCACCCACCCCTGCTACTACGGCATCGACACCGCAGCACGCAAGGAACTGGTGGCCAGCACCCACACTGTGGAAGAAATCCGCCAGATGATCGGGGCCGACACCCTGGCCTTCATCTCGGAGGATGGCATCAAGAGCGCTGTGAGCGGCCCTGGCCTGTGCCTTGCCTGCTTCAATGGAAAATATCCAGCGGGAGTGCCGTTGGAGAATGATGTGAACAAACACGCGCTGGAAGTGTAA
- a CDS encoding sel1 repeat family protein, whose protein sequence is MMSLYPIKIKKPQLTSLLIAFSLLQCAHAGKQECYDAYQSKNYTVAFRECLGPAEAGDRVAQFNLGYMLANGAGTERNASEAARWYQKAADQGSTGAQYNLALLYENGQGVVRDHARAATLYQKLADQGHTDAQNNLGNLYRRGLGVPQDDTKAVQLFLQAALKGSRVAQYNMGDMYFYGYGVALSDTEALYWYRKSADQGYAAAQFSVGNMYLHGRSVEKSMPLAMQWFEKAAKQGFKQAQVQLDVLKKEQENPVAEEVTSQDIEIQLVSPREGSTVKGKTVTVTFRLSAAVEGFVPLVLVNGEEVQVTSSADLSGRVSLVTLTMPLPEEEKSYRLEIGGVSDDTRQFISAFLSLKGE, encoded by the coding sequence ATGATGTCTCTGTATCCCATCAAGATCAAAAAACCACAATTGACCTCTCTGCTGATTGCTTTTTCCCTGCTTCAATGTGCCCACGCTGGCAAGCAGGAATGTTATGACGCCTACCAGAGCAAAAACTACACGGTGGCCTTCAGGGAATGTCTGGGGCCTGCAGAGGCAGGTGATCGCGTGGCACAATTCAACCTGGGGTACATGCTGGCAAATGGTGCAGGGACAGAGCGAAATGCATCAGAAGCGGCCCGGTGGTACCAGAAAGCTGCAGATCAGGGCAGCACGGGAGCACAGTACAATCTGGCCCTGCTGTATGAAAACGGGCAGGGGGTGGTCAGGGATCACGCCAGAGCTGCAACCCTGTACCAGAAGCTTGCAGATCAGGGGCATACAGATGCACAGAACAACCTGGGCAACCTGTACCGCAGAGGGCTGGGTGTGCCTCAGGATGATACAAAAGCCGTGCAGCTCTTTCTGCAGGCTGCCCTGAAAGGCTCCAGGGTGGCCCAGTACAACATGGGAGACATGTACTTCTACGGCTATGGCGTGGCCCTGAGTGACACGGAAGCCCTTTACTGGTACCGCAAATCTGCAGATCAGGGATACGCAGCGGCACAGTTCAGCGTGGGCAACATGTACCTGCATGGCCGCAGTGTGGAAAAAAGCATGCCTCTGGCCATGCAGTGGTTTGAGAAAGCCGCAAAGCAGGGTTTCAAACAGGCACAGGTTCAGCTGGATGTGCTCAAAAAAGAACAGGAGAATCCCGTTGCAGAAGAGGTCACCTCTCAGGACATCGAGATTCAGCTGGTTTCTCCCAGAGAGGGCAGCACTGTAAAAGGAAAAACCGTGACGGTCACGTTCAGACTGTCTGCAGCAGTGGAGGGTTTTGTTCCCCTGGTTCTGGTCAATGGTGAGGAAGTCCAGGTCACCTCCAGTGCAGACCTGTCTGGCCGTGTTTCTCTGGTGACCCTGACCATGCCTCTTCCTGAAGAAGAGAAAAGCTACCGGCTGGAAATCGGGGGCGTTTCAGATGACACCCGGCAGTTCATTTCTGCGTTTTTGAGCCTGAAAGGCGAGTAG
- a CDS encoding PadR family transcriptional regulator yields the protein MESGIFREHLQLLLLNILESGPQSGLQIIQQVQERTGGFFDLRMGHLYPVLHELEQDQQVLGEFRATSRGGALVKYYALTPRGSHEVQARKSELEQLTRTLPFLLR from the coding sequence GTGGAATCAGGCATATTCAGGGAGCATCTGCAACTCCTGTTGCTGAACATCCTGGAAAGTGGACCCCAGTCCGGGTTGCAGATCATCCAGCAGGTGCAGGAACGCACCGGGGGTTTCTTCGACCTCAGGATGGGGCACCTCTATCCTGTGTTGCATGAACTTGAACAGGATCAGCAGGTCCTGGGTGAGTTTCGAGCAACGTCCAGAGGAGGAGCCCTTGTGAAGTACTACGCGCTCACCCCGAGAGGGTCACATGAGGTGCAGGCCAGGAAATCCGAACTTGAGCAATTGACCCGAACCCTGCCCTTCCTGCTCAGATGA
- a CDS encoding alpha/beta hydrolase, with protein MKKLLFSLVALALTPAFAQQTVQMEAQDGVKVVADYYATDNPAGAIILFNGAHLDPNVPARNRCEYGDFPKTLQQKGYAVLNVDLRISGHWSLCQNRTHGPVADAYDAMQDVEAAVKWMQQTTGQQKVILFGSGFSSMMHLFYALKHPDQVKGVAAFGLVSNSITLTDEVAGLLPTLKIPLIMVSPEDEKGLSEAILTGVPAQMARLVVAPPLNGYTLGFNDPRTLEVYQKSSLDFLSLLSR; from the coding sequence ATGAAAAAGTTGCTGTTTTCCCTGGTTGCTCTGGCCCTCACCCCCGCATTTGCCCAGCAGACCGTTCAGATGGAAGCCCAGGACGGCGTGAAAGTGGTCGCAGACTATTACGCCACGGACAATCCCGCAGGAGCGATCATCCTGTTCAATGGAGCCCACCTGGACCCCAACGTGCCGGCCCGCAACCGCTGTGAGTATGGCGATTTTCCCAAAACCCTGCAGCAGAAAGGCTACGCTGTGCTCAATGTGGATTTGCGGATCAGTGGGCACTGGAGCCTGTGCCAGAACCGCACCCACGGCCCCGTTGCAGATGCCTATGACGCCATGCAGGATGTAGAGGCCGCCGTGAAGTGGATGCAGCAGACCACCGGGCAGCAGAAAGTCATTCTTTTTGGCAGTGGTTTCTCTTCCATGATGCACCTCTTTTACGCCCTGAAACACCCCGATCAGGTGAAAGGTGTGGCGGCTTTTGGTCTGGTCTCCAACAGCATCACCCTGACCGATGAAGTGGCAGGCCTGCTGCCCACCCTGAAAATTCCCCTGATCATGGTTTCACCTGAAGATGAAAAAGGCCTCTCAGAAGCCATTCTGACGGGTGTTCCAGCACAGATGGCCAGACTGGTGGTGGCCCCTCCGCTGAACGGGTACACCCTGGGCTTCAATGACCCCAGAACGCTGGAAGTCTACCAGAAGTCCTCACTCGATTTTCTGAGTCTGCTGAGCCGCTGA
- a CDS encoding transglutaminase-like domain-containing protein: MTPQPELLNFYQTQSAFSRSELLPVIPDWTVSQLAEIAQQHLLHYGWLDAYHTERTAEKLQQINTRSIDRLLKARQEAGFELQSQTLPQQRHLGCCRDFSLFFTALMRAQGVPARSRVGFAGYFREGHWHDHVIGEYWNGDRWVRVDPQLDQLQRDAIQLGFDPLDVPDSPDVFVTAARAWQLYRAGEVDPWNYAIFPGSPIGGPGFIRGNLLHELWSLNKIELLLWEGPEEFWRDLEVLSEEELKATDQLATYLVSGEETLKGLQHWLERYPVDQITCRAPNGHEEVWEREAVTLVPGA; this comes from the coding sequence ATGACACCCCAACCAGAGCTTTTGAACTTTTATCAGACCCAGAGTGCTTTCAGCCGCTCCGAACTCCTTCCGGTCATTCCTGACTGGACGGTCTCTCAACTTGCAGAGATCGCGCAGCAGCACCTCCTGCACTATGGCTGGCTGGATGCCTACCACACCGAGAGAACCGCTGAGAAACTGCAGCAGATCAACACCCGATCCATTGACAGACTTCTGAAGGCCAGACAGGAGGCAGGTTTTGAGCTGCAATCCCAGACGCTGCCACAACAGAGGCACCTGGGATGCTGTCGGGATTTTTCGCTGTTCTTCACCGCCCTGATGAGAGCGCAGGGGGTGCCTGCACGGAGCAGGGTGGGCTTTGCAGGTTACTTCCGTGAAGGTCACTGGCATGACCATGTGATTGGTGAATACTGGAATGGAGACCGCTGGGTGAGGGTGGACCCCCAGCTGGACCAGCTTCAGCGAGATGCCATTCAACTGGGCTTTGACCCGCTGGACGTTCCTGATTCCCCTGATGTCTTTGTGACCGCTGCAAGGGCATGGCAACTGTACAGGGCCGGTGAGGTGGACCCCTGGAACTATGCCATCTTCCCAGGGTCACCCATTGGAGGGCCAGGATTCATTCGGGGGAACCTGCTTCATGAACTGTGGTCCCTGAACAAGATCGAACTCCTGCTGTGGGAAGGCCCTGAAGAATTCTGGCGTGATCTGGAAGTCCTCTCCGAGGAAGAACTGAAGGCCACAGACCAGCTTGCGACCTATCTGGTTTCTGGAGAAGAGACCCTGAAGGGCTTGCAGCACTGGCTTGAACGGTACCCTGTGGATCAGATCACCTGCAGGGCACCCAATGGACATGAGGAGGTCTGGGAACGGGAAGCTGTTACTCTGGTTCCAGGCGCTTGA
- a CDS encoding GNAT family N-acetyltransferase, which produces MTLNPTPEKLLQACIDNYVQMFPVGMYHPLVIHDAPDLAYRIGGFPIAALNSVVRSIFDESDATQRIDEVLSIFEQRNLPLNWVITPESRPVDLTERLMEKGFRKGSNLIAMGRSLEGLPALDLPQDFRIEEVRTDRLLDQWARVGQVSYHLPPQAVQVRIRQFTRLLESDLWPVKLYVGFAGDEAVCTSGVRLTPQSAGIYFVGTLPEHTRKGYGHLITLKPLIDARQIGHQMAVLMATPEGLKVYERLGFEQVGVFQMYIRE; this is translated from the coding sequence ATGACCCTCAATCCCACTCCTGAAAAGCTGCTTCAGGCCTGCATTGACAATTACGTCCAGATGTTCCCGGTGGGAATGTACCATCCACTGGTCATTCACGATGCTCCGGACCTGGCCTACCGCATTGGTGGGTTTCCCATAGCGGCCCTCAACTCTGTGGTGCGCTCCATCTTTGATGAATCAGATGCAACCCAGCGCATTGACGAGGTCCTGAGCATCTTTGAGCAGCGAAACCTGCCTCTGAACTGGGTGATCACTCCGGAAAGCCGTCCTGTGGACCTGACAGAACGACTCATGGAAAAGGGGTTCAGAAAAGGGAGCAATCTGATTGCGATGGGCAGAAGCCTGGAAGGACTGCCAGCGCTTGATCTGCCACAGGATTTCAGAATTGAGGAGGTGAGAACAGACCGTCTGCTGGACCAGTGGGCCAGGGTGGGTCAGGTGAGCTACCATCTGCCCCCTCAGGCTGTACAGGTCAGGATCAGGCAGTTTACCCGTCTGCTGGAATCCGACCTGTGGCCTGTGAAACTTTACGTGGGTTTTGCAGGAGATGAGGCCGTGTGCACCAGTGGTGTGCGACTGACTCCACAAAGTGCCGGTATTTATTTCGTGGGCACCCTGCCTGAACACACCCGCAAAGGCTATGGTCACCTGATCACCCTCAAACCGCTGATCGATGCACGCCAGATCGGGCATCAAATGGCTGTCCTGATGGCCACCCCTGAGGGCCTGAAGGTCTACGAGCGTCTGGGTTTTGAGCAGGTGGGAGTGTTCCAGATGTACATCCGGGAATGA
- a CDS encoding TetR/AcrR family transcriptional regulator gives MGRKDLTHIRREEILDAFEQCIFRYGFDGATLQRTAEEARVNLGTIHHYIGKREDLLKLLLDRLLERTTLEAAQLKEHQPQEEQLHLLLEAFFLDPQDPTSRMLTLLVQEGSSHPQIRAFLTEINTLYCTLLSEAIQTHRPGMKKSPSEQLAFTILALAYGGDILMDFGLPRSKRDRLMDMAKFLIDTSPLEGL, from the coding sequence ATGGGCCGCAAAGACCTGACCCACATCCGCAGAGAAGAAATTCTGGACGCATTCGAACAGTGCATTTTCCGTTATGGCTTCGATGGAGCCACCCTCCAGCGCACTGCTGAAGAGGCCCGGGTGAACCTCGGGACCATCCACCACTACATTGGCAAAAGAGAAGACCTGCTGAAATTGCTGCTGGACCGCCTGCTGGAACGCACCACCCTGGAAGCAGCACAATTGAAAGAACACCAGCCTCAGGAAGAACAACTCCACCTGCTTCTGGAAGCTTTCTTTCTGGACCCACAGGACCCCACCAGTCGCATGCTCACCCTCCTGGTGCAGGAAGGGTCCAGCCACCCCCAGATCCGCGCTTTTCTGACCGAAATCAACACGCTTTACTGCACCCTGCTCTCTGAGGCCATCCAGACCCACCGCCCTGGCATGAAAAAAAGCCCCAGTGAACAGCTGGCCTTCACCATCCTCGCCCTGGCCTACGGTGGAGACATCCTGATGGACTTCGGTTTGCCTCGAAGCAAAAGGGACCGCCTGATGGACATGGCAAAATTCCTGATTGACACCAGCCCACTGGAGGGTTTATGA
- a CDS encoding DUF418 domain-containing protein, translating to MNSKRITAIDTLRGFALLGILLMNISSFSMPDEAYYNPNVYGGTDFWNQLEFSVMYVLADQKFMALFSLLFGASMMLLIQKLKSQQRPAARIHYIRNGWLLVFGLLHMILLWDGDILLVYALCGMVLYPLHRLPPAWQFGLGLMLFLSPIALFVQGLQTVQGFSAAELKTLQNLWHPPLSVIQQDIAVYQSDFLNQMAYRLGINAPDTPPSRAKDLMLGVVLADGFARALGMMLCGMALYTWGIITGKASTQLYSRCVKVGFGIGLPLSLFALYQQHQHGWDVTHSLFTGKMLSSLYTPFMAAGYLGMMMLWARSERFLILQQRLTTLGQMALSNYIGQSILAALIFTGLGLYGKVNRMEQLGIVLLIWGVQLTFSHWWLSRCQYGPLEWLWRSLTYRRVERLQRKAETPAT from the coding sequence ATGAATTCAAAACGCATCACAGCCATCGATACGCTCAGGGGGTTTGCCCTGCTGGGCATCCTGCTCATGAACATCAGCAGCTTCTCCATGCCAGACGAGGCCTATTACAACCCCAACGTGTATGGAGGCACGGACTTCTGGAACCAGCTGGAGTTTTCCGTCATGTACGTGCTGGCAGACCAGAAATTCATGGCCCTGTTTTCCCTGCTGTTCGGGGCCAGCATGATGCTGCTGATTCAGAAGCTGAAAAGCCAGCAGCGGCCTGCCGCCCGCATCCACTACATCCGCAATGGGTGGTTGCTGGTGTTTGGACTTTTGCACATGATCCTGCTGTGGGACGGAGACATCCTGCTGGTTTACGCCCTGTGTGGGATGGTGCTCTATCCCCTGCACAGGCTTCCTCCAGCGTGGCAATTCGGACTTGGTCTAATGCTTTTCCTTTCCCCAATTGCGCTTTTTGTGCAAGGACTGCAGACCGTGCAGGGATTCTCTGCTGCAGAACTGAAAACCCTGCAGAACCTGTGGCATCCTCCCCTTTCGGTGATTCAGCAGGACATTGCCGTCTACCAGAGTGACTTTCTCAACCAGATGGCTTACCGTCTGGGCATCAATGCCCCTGACACTCCCCCTTCCAGAGCAAAGGACCTCATGCTGGGTGTGGTGCTCGCAGATGGCTTTGCCCGGGCCCTGGGCATGATGCTCTGTGGGATGGCTCTGTACACATGGGGCATCATCACTGGAAAGGCCTCCACACAGCTGTACAGCAGATGCGTGAAAGTGGGGTTTGGCATTGGGCTTCCCCTTTCGCTGTTTGCGCTGTACCAGCAACATCAGCATGGCTGGGACGTGACACACAGTCTCTTCACAGGGAAAATGCTGAGCAGTCTCTACACCCCTTTCATGGCCGCAGGATACCTGGGAATGATGATGCTCTGGGCTCGCTCGGAACGTTTCCTGATTCTGCAACAGCGGCTGACCACCCTGGGGCAGATGGCCCTCAGCAATTACATCGGACAGTCCATCCTTGCAGCCCTGATCTTCACCGGACTGGGCCTGTACGGAAAGGTGAACCGCATGGAACAACTGGGAATCGTGCTGCTCATCTGGGGCGTTCAGCTGACCTTCTCACACTGGTGGCTGTCCAGATGCCAGTATGGACCGCTGGAATGGCTGTGGCGTTCACTCACCTACCGCAGGGTGGAAAGGCTGCAGCGCAAAGCAGAGACCCCAGCCACCTGA